ACACGCGGTTGTCCTTTTCCTCCTCCATCGGGAAGTAGGACCGAAGGATTTGCTTGAGCGGGTCCTTCTTGGGGGCCTTGTCGAACTTGTAGTCGGTCCCGAAGCGCTTCGCGGGGGTCGCGAAGGTCGGTTCCCACGACAGTTCCGTGATCTTCTTGTGGGCCTTGCTCAGACTTTGTCGACTCACGCCGTGTACCTCCACCTGATCGGTCGTCGGCAGTTCCTGGCTCGGCTTGGTTCGCGCCGCTCGCGGGTGGTGATCCGGTCCCCGGCCGCCTGGCCGCCGGGCACCGGATGCAGCTCGCACGTCGCCGTCCGGATGCAGGGAATGACACCGCGAGTACCCTGTGATGGTGGTCTCAATATGAGACAGGCAGTGGTCGGCGCTGCCGTTATGGTGACTGGCACACGACGTCGTGTGCCTGGCCGGGGCGCACGACGCCCTTCTGCCGGGAGGTGAGGCTTTGACCGACGCAGGCGCCTCCATTTCGTCGCCGGACAGGCTGGCGAACGCCAGGGAGCAGTTCTTGTCCACGGAGGAGGTCGACGCGGAAAGCGTCCGCAAGACGATCCTCGCTTCGTGGTGGCGGTCCCGGACGCACCGGGTGGCCGCTGACCAAGTGAAAACTCCGTACGTGGCCGATCCCAATCTCGAGACGCCGCTGCTGCAGAGCGCGGGCGCGGTGCTCGACGCGCTGGAGGACAAGCTCAGCGACCTCGCGGTGAGCGTGGTGCTCACCGACGACCAGGCGCTGGTGCTCGACCGCCGGACCGAAGACCGCGCCCTCGAGCGGTACCTCGACGGGGTGCAGCTCGCGCGCGGGTTCAGCTACGCCGAGGAGTTCGTGGGCACGAACGGGATCGGCACGGCCCTCGAAGGCAGGCAGGCGACCGCGGTGTTCGGTCACGAGCACTACGCGGAGAACCTCGACACGCTCGCGTGCGCCGGCGTGCCCATCCGCCACCCGATCTCGGGCCAGGTCCTCGGGCTGCTGGATCTCACGTGCTGGAAGAAGGACGCCGGCCCGCTGCTGCTGGCCTTGGCGAAGGCGACCGCGCACGACATCGAGACGGAGCTGACCAACCAGGTCGGCCTGCGCGAGCTGAGCCTCTTCTCGGCGTACCTGCGGGCGTGCCGGCGCGGGCAGGGGATCGTGCTCGCGGTCAACAACGACCTCGTGATGCTCAACGACCACGCCCGCCAGCTGCTCGTGCCCGAGGACCAGGCCGCGCTGCTGGCCCGCGCCGTGGAGGCGCTGAGCTCGCAGTCGGACCGCTCGCTGTCGATGGACCTGCCCAGCGGTGCCCGCGCGCGGCTGTCCTACACCCCGGTCTCGAGCGACGTCGGCCCGGCCGGCGGCGTCGTGCGGGCCCGGTTGCTGCAGGAGCCCGAGGTCGTGTCCGCGCGCATCGACACGCGCCAGCCTGTACTGCCCGGCATCGTCGGCACGGGCGCGTTGTGGGTGCGGGCGTGTCACTCGGTCGGCCGCTTCGCGCGCGACCGGAAGTGGACCGTGGTCGAGGGTGAACCCGGCAGCGGCAAGCTCGCCGTGGCCCGCGCCGCGCACTCCGGCTCGACGGCGAGCGCGCCGTGCGAGGTCGTGGAGCTCGACGGCATCAAGGCGGGGGAGTGGGAGGCTCCGGTGCGGCGGGCGCTGCTCAAAGGCCCGGGCACGGTAGTGTTCCGCCACCTGGACAAGCTTTCGCAGGAGGAGCAGCGGGCGCTGGCCGCGGTGCTGGACGACGCGCGGCTCGACGCCCGCGTGTGGGGCGTCGCGACGGTGTCGGAGGGTGAGCAGGACGGCCTCGACACCGACCTGATGCGCCACTTCCCGACGTCGGTCACCGTGCCGCCGCTGCGCCACCACATCGAGGACGTGCGTGTGCTCGTGCCGTTCCTGCTCGCGCAGCTGGGCAAGGGCCCGCTGCTGCACTGCTCGCCGGCCGCGCTGCAGCTGCTGCTGCGCAACGAGTGGCCGGGCAACGCCGCGCAGCTGCGGCAGGTGCTGCGCAAGGTCGTGCACACTCGCCGCGCGGGCGTGATCGAGCCCGAGGACCTGCCGCCGGAGTGCCGGACGGTCGTCAAGCGCGTGCTCAACCCGCTGGAGTCGCTGGAGCGCGACGCGATCGTGCGCAGCCTCCTCGACGCCGACGGGAACAAGTCCCGCGCGGCCCACTCCCTCGGCATGTCGCGGGCCACGATCTACCGCAAGATCCGCGACTACGGCATCGACATCCCGTCGTGAGCCGTCTCACGTGGGGCGAAGCGATCGGGTGCGGGGAGGACGGCGCATGATCGACCTGGAGCACGACCACGGCGTCGCGGTGGTCCGGATGCACGAGAACCCTTGCGGGAGCATGGTTCCCGAGACTCTGGACCGGATCACCGCCGCGCTGGGCTACATCGGCGGCTCGTACGCGGTCGTCCTCACCGGCGGGCACGACGTGTTCGCCCGCGGCTTCGCCGGCGCGGCGGACCGGCTGGAGCGGGCCGTGCTCACCATCGCGAACCACCCGAGCCCGGTCGTCGCCGCGATCGGCGGAGACGCGCTGGGTGCCGGCTACGCCTTGGCGGCGGCCGCCGACCTGCGCGTGATGGCGCAGGGGCGGCTCGGGCTCGGCGCGGCCGCGCACGTGCCGCCCGCCGTCGAGGCGGTGCTGCGCCGCCACGCGGGCCCGGTGTGGCGCACGGTCCGTTCGGGCGAGCGCACGTTCACGCCGGAGGCGGCACTCGTCGCCGGTCTGGTGGAAACGTGTTGTTCCCCAACCGATCTGCTGCACGTGGCCGTGGAGCGGGCGGCGCGGCTGGCCGGCGGGGCGAAGCAGTTCTGCTGAGGCTCCACGCGGGCCCGGGCGTCAGTCGAACTCCTTGCGGATCTGCGGGAGCACCTCGGTGCCCAGCAGTTCGATCGCCTTCATCACCTTCGCGTGCGGCACGCCCGACCAGTCCATCTGCATGGCGTAGCGGTCGGCGCCGGTCAGCTTGCCGACGCTGATGATGCGCTCCGCGACCTCGTTCGGGCTGCCGACGAACAGCGCGCGGGCGCCCTCGGTGTACTGGTCGTACTCGCGGCGCGTGGGCACGGCCCAGCCACGCGAGCGCGCGCCCCACTTCATCGTCTCGAGCCAGTACGGGTAGAAGGTTTCCTTGGCGTCCTGGGAGCGCTCGGCGACGAACCCGATGGCGCCCATGGTCACGTCGTGCTCGTCCTCGGCGTGCTCACCGGCCGCGGCGGCGCGGCGATAGAGGTCCACGAGCGGCGCGAAACGCTCCGGCTCGCCGCCGATCACGGCGTAGACCACGGGCAGGCCGAGCAGCCCGGCGCGGATCGAGGACTCCGGATTGCCGCCGGTGCCGACGGAGATGCGCAGGCGCCGGCCGTACGGGCGAGGGTAGATGTGCGCGTCGTTCAGCGGCGGGCGGAAGCGGCCCGACCAGGTGATCGGGTCCTCGCGGTCGATGCGCAGCAGGAGGGCGAGCTTCTCCTCGTACAGCTCGTCGTAGTCGCCGAGGTCGGCGCCGAAGAGCGGGAACGACTCGGTGAACGACCCGCGCCCGGCGAGCAACTCCGCCCGGCCGCGGCTGAGCTGGTCGAGCGTGGTGAACTGCTGGTATACGCGCACCGGGTCCTCGGTGGAGAGCACCGTGACCGCGCTCGCGAGCGTGATGTGCTCGGTGACGCTCGCCGCCGCGGCCAGCACGGTGGCGGGGTTCGAGATGGCGTAGTGCTCCAGGTGGTGCTCGCCCAGGCCGTAGAACCCGAGCCCGAGCTCGTCGGCGAGCTTGATGCGCTCCACCGTCTCGGCGAGCCGCTGCGCCACCGACACCTGTTCACCGGTCACCGGATCGGGCGTCCGGTCGCCGAAGCTGTAGATACCGAGTTCCATGTCCACTTCCTCGCGAGATCCTGGCGTCGAACCTACCAGGCTTTGCTGACGCGTCAACATTTCGCGCCGGTAGTGTCTGCGGTCACGGACTCAACTTTCCCGCCCGCTCGCCCGTTGATCACGGTGGACCGGACGACAGGAGTTGCCGATGCAGGCG
The sequence above is a segment of the Amycolatopsis sp. 2-15 genome. Coding sequences within it:
- a CDS encoding sigma-54-dependent Fis family transcriptional regulator, whose product is MSTEEVDAESVRKTILASWWRSRTHRVAADQVKTPYVADPNLETPLLQSAGAVLDALEDKLSDLAVSVVLTDDQALVLDRRTEDRALERYLDGVQLARGFSYAEEFVGTNGIGTALEGRQATAVFGHEHYAENLDTLACAGVPIRHPISGQVLGLLDLTCWKKDAGPLLLALAKATAHDIETELTNQVGLRELSLFSAYLRACRRGQGIVLAVNNDLVMLNDHARQLLVPEDQAALLARAVEALSSQSDRSLSMDLPSGARARLSYTPVSSDVGPAGGVVRARLLQEPEVVSARIDTRQPVLPGIVGTGALWVRACHSVGRFARDRKWTVVEGEPGSGKLAVARAAHSGSTASAPCEVVELDGIKAGEWEAPVRRALLKGPGTVVFRHLDKLSQEEQRALAAVLDDARLDARVWGVATVSEGEQDGLDTDLMRHFPTSVTVPPLRHHIEDVRVLVPFLLAQLGKGPLLHCSPAALQLLLRNEWPGNAAQLRQVLRKVVHTRRAGVIEPEDLPPECRTVVKRVLNPLESLERDAIVRSLLDADGNKSRAAHSLGMSRATIYRKIRDYGIDIPS
- a CDS encoding enoyl-CoA hydratase-related protein; its protein translation is MIDLEHDHGVAVVRMHENPCGSMVPETLDRITAALGYIGGSYAVVLTGGHDVFARGFAGAADRLERAVLTIANHPSPVVAAIGGDALGAGYALAAAADLRVMAQGRLGLGAAAHVPPAVEAVLRRHAGPVWRTVRSGERTFTPEAALVAGLVETCCSPTDLLHVAVERAARLAGGAKQFC
- a CDS encoding LLM class flavin-dependent oxidoreductase, with translation MELGIYSFGDRTPDPVTGEQVSVAQRLAETVERIKLADELGLGFYGLGEHHLEHYAISNPATVLAAAASVTEHITLASAVTVLSTEDPVRVYQQFTTLDQLSRGRAELLAGRGSFTESFPLFGADLGDYDELYEEKLALLLRIDREDPITWSGRFRPPLNDAHIYPRPYGRRLRISVGTGGNPESSIRAGLLGLPVVYAVIGGEPERFAPLVDLYRRAAAAGEHAEDEHDVTMGAIGFVAERSQDAKETFYPYWLETMKWGARSRGWAVPTRREYDQYTEGARALFVGSPNEVAERIISVGKLTGADRYAMQMDWSGVPHAKVMKAIELLGTEVLPQIRKEFD